The following proteins are co-located in the Verrucomicrobiota bacterium JB022 genome:
- a CDS encoding carbon starvation CstA family protein yields the protein MTWLLLLSAVLFALAYRWYGRFLNRRFGLQNERRTPAHDQQDGVDFVPTRTSVVFGHHFSSVAGAGPIVGPILAGLYFGWGPAWMWVVFGSIFVGGVHDYGAAFISVRNKGKTIAECAKTLIGPQTGRLFLLFVLLALIYVIIVFLDLTAATFQATPAVATASGWFIAVAVAFGWVLRRSKLPFWAQLLIFVPLTWLGLALGQWFPADLFNQRGTWVALLLGYCFVAAILPVNVLLQPRDFLSATFLYGLVILGVGGTLLSFGQPVHLEVFRGWESETAGPLMPVLFITVACGACSGFHSIIASGTTARQLNEEADVRRVGYGAMLVEGMLAVFAIATLAILGPEQLAATGQNAVSIFAVGASQFMNKLGVPVTWGTTFASLAVTTFLLTTLDTCTRLGRFLLEELLGQRSRATRWLGTVAVLAGPAALAFTTIDGQPVWKAIWPVFGATNQLLAALALVTVLVYLKRRQIRYGFVIVPALVMTVMPLLSLYLTWRDQGTFSLMGGISLGMIVLGVIVVTMAVRTIIRPEPNAARPEASLSPTQG from the coding sequence GCCTACGCGCACGAGCGTGGTCTTCGGGCACCACTTTTCGTCGGTCGCGGGAGCGGGGCCTATTGTGGGGCCAATCCTGGCGGGGCTTTATTTCGGCTGGGGCCCGGCGTGGATGTGGGTCGTGTTCGGCTCCATCTTTGTCGGCGGGGTGCACGATTACGGGGCCGCGTTCATCAGCGTGCGCAACAAGGGCAAGACGATTGCCGAGTGTGCAAAGACGCTGATCGGGCCGCAGACGGGGCGCCTCTTCCTGCTCTTCGTGCTGCTGGCGCTGATTTACGTGATCATCGTATTCCTCGACCTGACGGCAGCGACGTTTCAGGCGACCCCGGCGGTGGCGACGGCTTCGGGCTGGTTCATCGCCGTAGCAGTGGCTTTCGGCTGGGTCTTGCGCCGCAGCAAGCTGCCGTTTTGGGCGCAGTTGCTGATTTTTGTACCGCTGACCTGGCTGGGGCTCGCGCTGGGCCAGTGGTTCCCGGCGGATTTGTTCAACCAGCGGGGCACCTGGGTGGCGCTGTTACTCGGCTACTGCTTCGTGGCCGCGATCCTGCCGGTTAACGTGCTGCTCCAGCCTCGCGACTTCCTCAGCGCCACCTTTCTTTACGGCCTCGTGATCCTGGGCGTGGGCGGCACGCTGCTCAGCTTTGGGCAGCCGGTGCATCTGGAGGTGTTTCGCGGCTGGGAATCCGAAACGGCCGGTCCGCTGATGCCGGTGCTGTTCATCACGGTGGCGTGCGGGGCCTGCAGCGGCTTCCACAGCATCATCGCCAGCGGCACCACCGCGCGCCAGCTAAACGAAGAGGCAGACGTGCGCCGCGTGGGCTATGGCGCGATGCTGGTCGAGGGCATGCTCGCGGTGTTCGCGATTGCGACGCTGGCCATTCTGGGGCCGGAGCAACTGGCGGCCACGGGGCAAAATGCCGTCAGCATCTTTGCGGTGGGGGCCTCGCAGTTTATGAACAAGCTAGGCGTGCCAGTGACTTGGGGCACGACTTTTGCCAGCCTCGCGGTGACGACTTTTCTGCTGACGACGCTCGACACCTGCACGCGCCTCGGTCGCTTTTTGCTGGAAGAGCTGCTGGGCCAGCGCAGCCGTGCGACGCGCTGGTTGGGCACCGTGGCGGTGCTGGCCGGGCCCGCCGCGCTGGCCTTCACCACGATCGACGGTCAGCCGGTATGGAAGGCCATCTGGCCGGTGTTTGGTGCGACAAATCAGCTGCTGGCGGCACTGGCGCTCGTCACGGTGCTGGTCTACCTCAAGCGGCGCCAGATCCGCTACGGCTTCGTCATCGTGCCCGCGCTGGTCATGACGGTGATGCCGCTGCTCTCGCTCTACCTCACCTGGCGCGATCAGGGCACCTTCAGCCTGATGGGCGGCATCTCGCTGGGCATGATCGTGCTGGGCGTGATCGTGGTGACGATGGCGGTGCGCACGATCATCCGGCCCGAGCCGAACGCCGCCCGCCCCGAGGCAAGTCTTTCGCCTACGCAGGGTTAA